A window of uncultured Gellertiella sp. genomic DNA:
GGATCTGGCGGGGCTTGGTGTCGAGGTGCTGATGGCGGGCGATTGCCTTGCGCCGCGCACTGCCGAAGAGGCCGTCCATGACGGGTTGAAAATCGGCGTTGCAATCTGATCCAGGTCGCGCAAACGGGGGCGACCTCTTTGCGCGACCGTTCCTGGTGTCAGAGACGCCTGCCGGTCGCGGGGTCGAAGAAATGCAGGGCCGTTCCGGGCACTTTCAGGGTCAGGGCATCCCCCTGCTGCGGGCGTGCGCGCGGCGGAAGGGTGGCGCGAATCCGGTGCGTGCCGCAAAGCGCGGTCAGAACGACGTCGGGACCGGTCAGTTCCACCACGTCTGCCACGACGGCAAGCGTGACCGCTTCGCCTTCGCCGGCAATATCGGCATCTTCGGGCCGAAACCCGAGTATCGCCGGTCCCGGCCGGATCATCTGCCCTTGCGGCAGGGCAAGAGATGTTTCGGTTCCATCAAGGGTGACCTTGCCCTCGGCAACCGTCGCATCCAGCAGGTTCATCTGCGTGGAGCCGACGAACCCTGCCACATAGAGCGTGGCCGGCTGGTTGTAGATCTCTTCGGGCGTGCCGAGTTGCTCGATCTGGCCATTGCGCATCACGGCGATCCGGCTGGCAAGCGTCATCGCCTCGATCTGGTCATGGGTGACATAGACGACGGTCGCCTTCAGCGCCTGGTGCAGGCGTTTCAGTTCGGTACGCATTTCGGTACGCAATTTGGCGTCGAGGTTCGACAGCGGTTCGTCGAACAGAAAGATTTTCGGATTGCGCACCAGCGCCCGACCGATGGCCACCCGCTGCCGCTGGCCGCCGGACAGTTCCGACGGGCGCCGGTCGAGCAGTGGTTCGATCTGCAGGATGCGGGCGGCCTCTGCCACGGCCCTGTCCCGGGTGTCCTTGTCCACCTGCCGCATCTCGAGCCCGAAGCCAATATTGCGGGCAACCGACATGTTCGGATAGAGCGCATAGGACTGGAACACCATGGCGATGTCGCGGTCCTTCGGATGCACCTTCGACACATCCCTGCCGGAAATGACCACCGCACCCGATGTCGCTTCGGCGAGACCCGCAATGATGTTCAGCAAGGTCGATTTTCCGCATCCCGACGAGCCGAGCAGGATCAGGAACTCGCCGCTCTCAAGCGTGATGTCGATGCCCTTCAGCGTCTCGACCGAGCCGAAATTCTTGGTGATGTGACGAAGTTCGAGCGCGCTCATCGGGGTTCCTTCAGCATGCGGTCAAATCCAGGCCGACAATGCGGCGCATTGGCGTTTGTCGGGGAAAAGTGCAATCCGGTTTTCCCGCGCGAACCTGCGCGCGCGAAAAGACAAACGGCAAAAAAGACGATCAGGGGCAGTCTGGCTCCATCTGAACCTCTCCGACCCTGGCGGGGCGGCGGGAAAGGCGCGGGCGGGCCGGGCCGGTGCGCGAGACCTTATGCTCATCCCTTGACCCCGCCGCTGGTCAGTCCCGAAATCAGGGCACGCTGCATGAACAGGCCGACCAGAACCGGTGGACAGGCGGCAATCACGCCCGCCGTGGCGATCATTCCGTAATCGGAGACCCGGCCTCCTGCCAGATCGGCAATCGCCACGGTCAGCGTCTTGGCGCGCTGGTCGGAGGTAAACAGCAGCGCGTAGAAGAATTCGTCCCAGGCGAGCAGGAAGGCGAACAGCGCCGAGGTGGCGAGTACCGGGGCGGCCAGTGGCAGGGTGATCATCCGGAGCGTCTGGAACAGGCTCGCGCCATCCATCATCGCCGCACTTTCGATTTCGCGCGGGATGGTGTCGAACCCCGACTTCAGCAGCCATGTGGTGAAGGGGGCCAGGATGGTGAGGTAGACCAGCGCCAGGCCGAACACCGAGTTCAGCAGGCCGAGGTTCGCAAGCCCCATGTAGAGCGGCACGGCAAGGGCTACCGGCGGCAGCATGTAGGTGGCGATCACCGCATAGAGCGACCAGGTGATGGCAGGGGTGCGCGACACCGCCCAGGCGGCGGGAATTGCGACAAGCAGCCCGGCAAGGGTCGCCATGCCGGAAACGATGATGCTGTTTTCAAGCGCCGAAACGAAGGCTGCACCGGCACTGTTTTCCACCTGGCTGAGCAGTACCGCGTAGCGGCTGAAATCCACCACGTCAGGCCACCAGTGCAGCGGCTTGGCGATGAGGTCGCCGGTGGACGAAATGCTCATCACGAACAGCCAGAGGACAGGCCCGAGAATGACAAGGGCGAGCAGCAGCGCCATGGCATGAACGAAAATCGCAAGTGCGGGACTTTGGCGTTCCATCATGCGTCTCCCGATTTCTTCAGCAGGCTGCCATAGGCCAGTGCCAGCAGCATCACCAGCAGCGTGACGATCAGCGCCAGCGACGCGCCGGACCCGGCCCGCTGGAAGGAAAAGGCTTCCTGATAGACGAGGATCGACAGGGTCCGCGTGCTGTTGGCGGGGCCGCCGCGGGTCATCACCCAGATGATGTCGAAGACCTTGAAGGCCTCGATGGTGCGCAGCACCAGCGCCACCAGCAGCGGGCCCATCAGATAGGGCAGGATGACGAAGCGGAAGCGCTTCAGCACCGGGGCACCATCCACCATCGAGGCGGCGATGATGTCGCGCGGCACGGCCTGCAAGGCGGCAAGGGCGATCAGGGCGACCAGCGGAAAGTTCTTCCAGCAGTCGGCCAGCACCAGCGCCGCCATGGCGGTGCCGGGCTCGCCAAGCCAGGAGCGATAGGCATCGATCAGGCCCACCTTCATCAGCGCCGCATTAAGCGCGCCATATTCCGGATTGTAGATCAGCCGCCAGAGCGTCGCATTGACCACTGTCGGCAGCGCCCAGGGCAGGATCATCATCGCCCGCAAGACAGAGCGGCCATAAAATTGCTGGTTCAGCAGCAGGGCCGCCAGCACGCCCAGCACCATTTCAAGGCCAACGGACACGACCGCAAACACCGTCGTGTTACCAAGCGCCCTCAGAAAGCCCGAGTTCGACAGAGTCTTTGCATAGTTTGCGACACCCACATAGGTTCCGCTGGTGCCGACCAGTTTTGCATCGGTAAGGGACAGATGGATCGTGTCGATCATCGGCCAGCCGATGACAGCGATCATCACGCCGAGAAGCGGCAGCATCAGCAGCCAGGCGCGGGTGGTCAGCCAGGAGCCGGTCATGGAATAGTCCCCGTTGAGATCATGCTGGACTGCCCGAATTTGCCAAGCCCATGATTTCTGTATTTCCCGGCTGCAAAGCCGATCAGCCGGGGCAGGCATTTGCGCCCGCCCCATCCCTCGGGAGGATCAGAGCCCGCTGTTTTCGGCTGCCGTCTTCAGCGCATCCTCCGGCGAGGACTGGCCGAGCAGGGATTCCTGAATGGCCTGCTGCAGGGCGACCGACATTTCCTGGTATTTCGCCGTGGTCGGACGCGGATACATGGCGGCAAGCGACTGCTTGGCAGCACCGATCAGCTCTTCCTGGCCCTTGGCGACGGCAGGATCGTCGTAGGACGAGCTCCAGATCGGCAGGCTCAGCCTGGCATAGGCGTTCTGGGTCTTCTGCGCGGTCATGTAGGTGATGTATTTCCACGCCGCATCAGGATTCTTGCTGGTCCTGGTGATGCCGAGGCCCATCGAGCCGTTGACCGCCGACACCGTGCTCTTGCCTTCGACCCCCGGTGCCGGAACCACGCCGACCTTGCCCGCCACCTTGCTGTCGGCAGCGGTATTGGCCATGTTGTACATGTAGGTCCAGTTAAGCGCGAAGGCGGCCTCGCCGCTCTGGAAGACCCGGCGGACATCCTCCTCGACGAATTCCTTGGAATTCGGATTGGTCAGCCCGGACTTGTAGCTGTCGACCATGTATTTCAGCGCGTCGAGCCCGCCGCCGGTCTGGAAGGAGGGCTTGCCGCCATCGAGGAAGCTGCCGCCAAAGGCGCTCACAAGCGTCGTGTAGTCGCAGATTGCCGCCTCTGCCTGCGACCAGCTCCAGGCGATCGGGGTCTTAAGCAGGCCCTTGTCCTTGATGATCTTTGCATCGGCGGAGAGCTCTTCCCATGTCCTCGGCGGTGTCTTGATGCCTGCCTTGGCGAGAATGTCCTTGTTGTAGAACAGGTATTTGGTGTCGAGGATCCAGGGCATGCCCCAGGACTTGCCGTCGTAGTTCACCGTGGTCCAGGCACCCGGCAGCACGCCGGACTTCATCTCGGGCGTAATCTTGTCGGTGACATCGGCCAGCACATTGTTGGTGGCGTATTCGGCAGGCCAGATCACGTCGAACAGCACGACGTCGTAACCGCTGCCCGACCCTTGCGCCAGCACCGCCTTGTCGTGCAGCCCTTCATAGGGCACGAATTCCAGATTGACCTTGATGTCGGGGTTTTCCCTGGTGAAACCGTCGGTCATCGCCCGCACATCGGCTTCGCTGTAGGCGGCCTGCGCCATGAACAGGGCGTTGATGGTGGTTTGCGCATGGGCGTGGCCCGCGGCGCTCAGCGCCAGAACCGATGCGCCTGCCAGAATTGATGTCCACTGTTTCCGCATTCTCGTGCTCCTCCGAAGCCTTGTCTGGGCGGCGGGGGCCTTTCCCCTTCGCCGCATGTCACGCGTTCCCGTCCTCAGATGCCAATCAGCGTTGACCGGCCATGCCGCGCGCGCCCCGCGCGGAGATGCGGCCCCCTGTTCCGTCCTTCCGTCAGGCATGCATTTCGGAAAGAAGGTTGGTATCGATCTTGTTAAGTCAATTGCCTTGACTTAATTGTCATGGAAGAGTCTCTTTCTGTCAAGGGGAGAATCGATGAGCAGCAAGGGGACCATTCGCGCCCGTGCCGGGACCAATCTCGGCGGCGCAAGTGCGCATAATCGCCGGGTGATCGTGGATGCCTTGCGGATCAACGGGGCGCTGTCGCGCGCCGATCTTGCCCGTGCTACCCGGCTCACCAAGCAGACGATTTCCAATATTGTCGACGAACTGGAGCAGCGCGGCGTGGTGCGCCCGCAGAAAACCGTGCGCATCGCGCGCGGCCAGCCGATCACGCCCTATGAACTGGTGCCGGACGGGGCATTTGCGCTCGGTTTGCAGATCGACCGGCACGTGACAAGGCTGATCGCGGTCGATCTGGTCGGCACTGTCCGCCTCCGTCTGGAGGCCGCCCTGACGGACAGCGACCCGCACCAGGGCATGAAGGTTCTGCTGGAATTGATTGCCACAGCCCGGCAATCGCTGAAGGCCGAGAGCGCTTCGGGCAGCGAGCGGCTCGTCGGCCTGGGGGCCGCCATGCCTGGTCCGTTTGGTGCGGTCGAGATGGAAGACAGTCCCTGGACGATGTCCGGCTGGCAATCATTCCCCCTTGCCCGGGAACTGGCGGAACAGACAGGTTTGCAGGTTGTGCTGCAGAACGATGCCGCTGCTGCCGCTACGGCGGAAAAGCTGGTGGGGGCTGCAAATGGCCTGGAATGCGCGATCTGCCTCTATCTCGGTTACGGATTCGGGGCCGGGCTCATTCTGAACGGCGAACTCTATACCGGTGCAAATGGCAATGCGGGTGAGGTCGGCTTGTCACTGGTGCCGCTGTTGCAGGGCGAAAGGCCGGGTCTGGCGGCCCATGCGGGCCTGCTGCCACTTGAGCACCGCGCCTCGCTCGCCTCGCTGGTCAAGGCTTTCGGTCACGACCCCGCTGCCTGCGACCTTTTCGATCTGGTGGAGGAGATCGTCGCGCATCCCGCGCCCCTGCTCGACAGCTGGATTGCCGACGCCACCGCCGGCCTGCGTTGGGCGGTTCACATGCTGGAATCGGTTTTCGACCCGCAGACAATCATCCTGTCGGGAGGTGCACCGCGGCGTTTGCTGGAGCGGCTTGTAGAAGGAACGAAGCCGCTGCTGCCCTCGCTTGCCGCACGTGCTGATCGCTCCCTTCCGCGGTTGCAGATCGGCCTGGCTGATCGGTGGTCTGTGGCACTTGGTGCTGCCGCCGAACCCATTTCCCGAGCCTTTGATCCGCGCTTTTCGGCGATTTTCAAGAATGAAGCACCCTAGAGTTTGTCAGGGAAAAGTGGAATCCGGTTTTCCCGAAAGGACAAACGAAAACAAAGGGCTCTAGAGTTTGTCAGGGAAAAAAACAAATATTCCCGAAAAGACAAACGAAAACTAGAGTCTCGCCAAAAGGTCAGGTTCAGTATGAACCTGACAGACTCTAAGAAGAAAAGCGCGCTGTGATCTTTGAAGCTGCTTTGGGCTGCGCCTCTTCCGGCGGACAATCTGCAAGATCGTTGCAGGATTTTGCGGATTGTATGGTCTTATGCTACGGCAATTTCAGTGCGGCACAGGGGACTCGCTTCGACTGAAGAAGAGAGACACCCATTTTCCGCGCCGCTTTGCATATGTTCCGTCATTGCGCCTTATGATATTTGTGTAGATTATGCCCTTGGCATTCTTGGTGGACACGACTCTAACGCTTTGTTTCGCTGCGATGATCGAGGTTTTCTTCCAGATATAGGTGTCAGCGGTGTTTGGCAAATTGCTGGGGCACTTGTCGCCCACGGCAATGGCCGCAATGCCGCCTTCTTTGCGAGCTTGATTGTAAAGCTCGCCCCCGTCAAAGAGTGCCTGGCACCCGGGTGCGATTTCCTGCAAATGGAAATTCGCAATCGTATGGTTGTTCATGCACGCTGAAAGGAAAATCAGGGATGATGCGGCCAAGCTGCCTCTCGCAAATGTGCCCCAGTTCGACATCAATGTTCCTACTCTCTGGAGTGTCGTGGACGGTGTCTTCTTATAATCGACAACAATAAACACGCAAAGCTGATCCAGACCTGCGCCGGGCTGCAAACGCATAAAATCCGATGTCCAATAACGAGCGTCGGCGTTTTGGTCTCGCGCTTGGCAACCCCGTTCCGGTTCAACGCTCCAAACCTCTTCGATTGCTTGTTCCACGCGCAAAACTTCGTTTGTCTTTTCGCGCAATCAAGTTTGCGCGCACAAACAAGCTTGCGCGGGAAAACCCGATTCCACTTTTTCCTGACCAACTCTAGCTGGCCGCACCGGCCCACCGGCCAGCTGGAACATGCGGTGTTTTTTGCCAGTGATGCGGATTTCGGATCAGTCCGGCAAGGGCCTTCCAGGCGGCAACCGTCAGCATCATCCAGTAGAGCGGGATATGGAGAAGATGCCGGTACAGCCACCGGGTCCCGCTTGTCCGGGCGAGAACAAGGCCTGCCAGAGGCAGGATCGCATAGCCGAGGAAGAGATTGATCATGTCCGCCACGGCAAGCAGGCCGGCCAGCGAAGCGAGCGCGGGCAAGGCGTGCCGATAGAGGTCGCAGGCGAGCATACCGAGGCTGAGAAGGATGACGGGATGGAGCAGGGCCGTGACCACCATGGATACCGTTGCCAGCTGGAAGGCGGCAAAGCCGCGCCAGCCCAGCTGCCGCAACAGATCAAGAGGATTGCGCATGCTGACCAGATAGGTCTGAAGCCAGCCCTTGTACCAGCGGCTTCTCTGCCCCAGCCAGATCGAGCGACTCTCAGGCGCTTCTTCCAGCGTCGGCAGGTCGAGCATGTCGGCATGGTATCCGAGCCGGTAGAGGCGAAGGCCGAGATCGGCGTCTTCGGTGACATTGTGCGGATCCCAGCCGCCTGCCGCTTCAAGGGCACTGCGGCGGAAGTGATTGGATGTTCCGCCGAGTGGCATTGGCAACGTATTGCGGGCCAGCATTGGCAAAAAGCACCGGAATTGCGCGGCATATTCCAGCGCAAACAGTGAGGAAAGCCAGGTCTTGCCGCCATTGGTGATGGTCAGCGGTGCCTGAAGACAGGCAAGCTCCGGTCCCTGCAGGCTGAACCGCGCATAGGCCTGTTTTAACTGGCCGGGATGGGGCCGGTCTTCCGCGTCATAGATGGTGAGGAATTCACCGCGTGCGCCCGGCAGGGCATAGGCCAGCGCCTTGGGCTTGGTTCGGGGCTGACAAGGCGGCACCAGCACCACCTCCATATAAACAGGCAGCTTCAACTGGCCGAGCGCGTTGCGGGTTTCTTCATCGTCGGCCTCGCAGACAAGCTTGATGTCCAGCCGGGACTTCGGCCAGTCGAGCGTGCCGAGCACGTCGACCAACTGCGGCACCATCGCCGCCTCCCGATAGAGCGCGACCAGCACGGAATAGACCGGACAAGGCCTGGCATCGGGTTTGCGGCCCGTGTCGGGACGGCACGCGCCTTTCATGCTGATCAGGCTCCAGACCCTGAACAGCACAGTCGACATGTAGAGCAGGGACAGAAACATGTGGGCAAAGGCCAGCATTGTGCCGGGAAGGGCGAGGCTGCCCGCAACGGCACTGGCCAGCATCAGCCCGAGCGCAAATCCCTGACTGCCGGCAAGGGGGATCCGGGCGCTCATCTGTGGCGCGGTTTCAAACAGTCCTGCGACACTCTGGCGGCTGCGGCGTGCCTGGCCTTTTGCCCAGACCACCCGGCGGATGGCTCCAGGTGTGGTGATGGCCAGCCGCGACCGGATGGCCTGGCTGGACGCGATATCACGCGACAGTTTCGCCATCTGCTCCAGCCGTGGCGGCAGCGCGGTCACGGTGGGTGCGTGGGGCGGACGCAATTTCAGCGCATAGGGGTGGCGCAGCAGCAGATCCAGATCAAACCGGTCCTCGATCAGGTCGACATCGATATCCGGCTGGAAGGGCAGTCGCAGCCATCGGGCGATGCCGCCGTAGAAAACCGCTTCGCTGATGTCGCCGCTGGCGAGCAGTTCCTCTTCCAGCAAGGTTCCGTTTTTCCGGCATCTGGCCCGCGCTGCGGCAATCACCGCCTGTCCGAGACCAAGTTCCTGGAGAAACCGCTCCTCTTCCCATCCTGTCTGTTCGTCCACCGGACCCGGATTTGTCACAGGCCCGCTTGCATTTCTTTTCGGAACATGCGGTTGTTCCCCCATAAGCCTCTCACAGGTTTAACAGGAAAAATGAAACTACAAAAATATAAGGTCAAGCTAATTGAGGCGTTGCGGAGTTGCAAGGCCATCTGCGCCCTCGGCGTGTGTTTGGCTGTGCATATCCCTGCGCTCCCGGTTCGGGCTGCGGATGGAGCGGCACCGTCCCTGCCGCTCCTCTTCGATTCCCGCGAGCGGCTTGCCAAGCCGGATCTTTCGGCACTGGTGCGCCTGCGCTTCCTCACGACCCTTGATTTTCCACCGTTCAATTTCGCCGACAAGAACGGTCACCTGACCGGTTTCCAGGTGGATCTGGTCCGCGAGATCTGTGGTGAGCTGGATATCGAGGCGAAATGCCAGATCGAGGCAATGCCCTATCCGGAATTGCCGGCGGCTCTCGACAAGGGCGAGGGCGATGCGGTGATTGCCGGTGTGGGGGTAACGAGCGCGTTGCGGCAGAACTACCTGTTCTCACGGCCCTATATGACGTTGCCAGCCCGGTTTGTCGTCAATGCGGGGCTGGGCCTGCAAGGCCATGCGGTGACGGCGCTTGCGGGTCGCGCCGTCGGCATTGTCGGCGGCACCACCCATGAGGCAATGCTGAAGACCTGGTTCCCCGCGATCAGGCCCGTTGCCTTTCCGGACCGGGAGACGATGCTCGCGGCTCTTAAAAATGGCAAGATTGACGGGGCCTTCGGCGATGGCGTGCAATTGGCCTTCTGGGCCGCAGGCCAAAGCGCCGATCATTGCTGTGCGCTTTTCGACGGCCCCTATGCCTCCGAGCACTTCTTCGGCGAGGGCCTGTCGATCATGATGCGTCCGGACGATGACCTGGTACAGCAGGCCATCGATCATGCCCTGCTCGCCCTGTCGCGCAAGGGAAGGCTCAAGGAGCTCTACCTGCGCTATTTCCCCTATGGGCTTTATTGAAATGCACACCTGTACCGGTCAGATCTTGCGGTACCGGGCAATCGCGCTGCGCTCGATGGCCGCGCAGGTCAGCTTGTCCAGGGACAGGGTGTCACGCAGCCGCGACAGGAAGCGCAGTTCCTCCGGCGTCAGTTTCAGGTCGGCGGAGGCCACCTCAACCGCCAGCGCATAGGCCGTATCGCAAAGCTTCGCCGGAAGGGCCTGCCGGATCAGTTGCAGGGCGGTGTCGAGCCCGTCTTCAGCGGAGAGCAGGGCCTGGCAATCCTGCGATACGGCGACCAGCCGACCGGCATTGAAACCGGCGAAGACCGGCAGTGTTTGCACGAGATTGCCGATATAGCCGAGTTCCTCATCCGGCATCTGGCTGTCGACCGCAGAGGCAATCACCATTGTATAGATCAGGGCTTCTTCTGCCGGGATTACTGAAGTCATTGGGGGTTCAAACCTTTGTTTCGTCTGGCGTTCAGGTAGGAAGCGCAGTGGGCCGTTGCAAGGGCCGATTGCGGGTTTGCGCCGTGCCCACCTGCCTTGCGCCCGGCAGGGACAACGCAAGCCATCGGCGGCCGCTCCGGCCGTTTCTGAGATTGAAGTCCTATTGGCTGGCCCAGATGATCCGCGCCACCCATTCGACCTCCTGCGCATCGAGGTTGCGATTGGGATGTTCGGGGTTCAGCGACATCAACTCGACCGAGAGCGGCGTGTGGCGCATCAGCACCTTTGCCATCACTTCCCCCTCGCGGGTCTTGACCACCACCCGGTCGCCGCGCCGGACCTGCGCCCCCGGTTCGACAATCAGCACATCGCCATCCCGATAGAGCGGCATCATGCTTTCGCCCTGCACCTCCAGCGCATAGACGCCGGCGCGCCGCTCCGCCGAGGCGGGAAATTTCACCACATCCCAGCCTTCGCCTGCGGGATAGCCGCCATCGTCGAAAAAACCGCCCGCTCCGGCGCGGGCAAAGCCCAGAAGCGGAATGCTGTCGGTTTGCGGCGGAAAGGCACCCTCAGGAATCGAGGATTGAGCCGGGCGTCCATAGATCGAGGCGAAGAACTGATCGAGGCTTGCGCCGGTTGCGGCCAGCACCTTGGCAATCGATTCGGTGGAGGGCCAGCGTTCCCGGCCGTCAGCCCCCAGCCGCTTGGACTTGTTGAAGGCGGTCGGATCCAGGCCTGCACGACGGGCAAGGCCGGAAGGTGTCAACTGGTTCTGTTCGGCCAGCTTGTCCAGGGCGCTCCAGATTCGTTCATGCGCGTATTTTGGCAGCATTGCATCGCAACGGCGATAACCGCCTCCCGGTTGATCGGCAGAACTTTACTCCGGGGAGGTCAGTTCGTAAAGAGAAAAAGGAATAAAGTCCTTCTTCTTTCGACATGGCTCATGCGACCATCGTGGTGTTGATCTTGCCGAGCTGGATTACCGCCTGGGTGCGGCTGTCGACATTGAGTTTCAGCAGTATGGCCGAGACATGCGCTTTGATCGTCGCTTCGGAGACCCCGAGTTCATAGGCGATCTGCTTGTTGAGCAGGCCTTCCGCCAGCATGCCGAGCACGCGGCTCTGCTGCGGTGTCAGTGTTTTCAGGCGGTTGATCAGGTCGGTGCTCTCGGGGTCGGTTTCGATGACCCCGTGATAGCCTGCAGGCGTTGCGATGTCGCCATCCAGTACAGAACGGATCGCGGCCCTGATCTCGTCGATGCCGGAAGATTTCGAGATGAAGCCGGAGGCGCCAAGCGCCAGCGCCCGGTGCACGGTGGCGCTGTCATCGCTGGCCGAGACGATCACCACCGGCAGATGGGCAAATTCCGCCCGAAGCGCCATCAGGCCGGAAAAGCCGCTGACCCCCGGCATGGCGAGATCGAGCAGCATGAGATCGGCACCGGGATGCTCGCCGGCTGCCCGGTAAGCGGCGGAAAAATCGCCGGCTTCAACGATATGGTGCTCCCCCTCCATGCCGCTGATCGCCTGGCGCAATGCGCCGCGAAACAGCGGATGATCGTCGGCGATGATGATCGACAGCGTTGACATGCCCGTGCCCCTCCCAAGAGCGCTATCGGCAGCTTCCCTTGCGGGTGTGCCTTTCCTGCTTGCCAGAGCCGAAACGTATAACAGGTTGCATCCATTGCGGAAGGGCGATTTCCGGCACTGCCGCCGAAATCAGCCGTTGCGGGTGCGATTTCGCGGGCGCTGTCGCGGGCAGGCGTGGACAAACCCCGCCCGATCCGGCAAATGCTGTGCAAATTTGCTGGACCCGGAGGGCGGAACCCCATGACCACCACCATCTACAAGATCGTGCCCGAAGCGCTGTGGCAGGAGGCTCGTAAAATCGGCGTGTTCGAAGGGGCCGCCATAGATTTCACCGATGGCTATATCCATTTCTCGACCGCCGCACAGGCCCGCGAAACCGCTGCCAGGTATTTCGCCGGACAGCGGGATCTGCTGCTGGTGGCAGTCGATGGTGCAGCCCTTGGCGACGCGCTGAAATTCGAGCCGTCACGCGGCGGCGACCTTTTTCCGCATCTCTATGCGCCGCTGAAGCTCTCTGACGTGCGGTGGGAAAAGCCGCTGCCGCTTGACGCAGAGGGCAACCACATCTTTCCGGAGATGGCTGCATGAGCAAGCTGTTTGATCGTCTGGGAAGGCGCGGCCTGTTCCTGTTTGATCCCGAAACCGCCCATGGCCTGTCGGTCACGGGGCTGAAGAGCGGGCTGGTGCCGGTCTGCCGGGCCGGGGCCGATCCGCGCCTGGCGGTCACCGTCGCGGGCCTGCGTTTTCCCAATCCGCTCGGCATGGCGGCGGGATATGACAAGAATGCCGACGTGCCGGATCAGTTGCTGCGGCTCGGTTTCGGCTTTGCCGAGGTCGGCACCCTGACGCCGCTGGCCCAGAGCGGCAATCCGAAGCCGCGCATGTTCCGGCTGGAACAGGATCGCGCCGTCATCAACCGTCTCGGCTTCAACAATGAAGGCCATGCCGCAGCGCTGGCCCGGCTGAAGGCGCGGCGGGGAGAGGGCATCGTTGGCGTCAATATCGGGGCAAACAAGGACAGTGCCGACAGGATTGCCGATTATGTCCAGGGCATCAGGGCCTTTTATGATGTCGCCAGCTATTTTACCGCCAATATTTCCTCACCCAACACGCCGGGGCTGCGCGACCTTCAGGCCCGCGACAGCCTTGCCCGGCTGCTTGACGCCGTCCTTGCGGCGCGGCGCGAGGAGGCGGCGCGGTCCGCACGCCATGTGCCGGTTTTCCTGAAGATCGCCCCGGATCTGACACCCGAAGGCATGGATGATATCGCCGCCGAGGTGACGAGCCGCGATCTCGACGGGCTGATCGTTTCCAACACCACCCTGTCGCGCGACGGGATCACGGACCGGCAGAAGGGCGAGGCGGGCGGGCTCTCCGGCGCGCCGCTGTTCGAGCGCTCGACGGCGGTGCTGGCCGCCATCCGGACCCGTGTCGGCCCCGCTCTCCCGATCATCGGCGTCGGCGGCATCTCTTCCGCCGAAACCGCCCTGGAAAAGATCAGGGCAGGGGCCGAT
This region includes:
- a CDS encoding transporter substrate-binding domain-containing protein: MAVHIPALPVRAADGAAPSLPLLFDSRERLAKPDLSALVRLRFLTTLDFPPFNFADKNGHLTGFQVDLVREICGELDIEAKCQIEAMPYPELPAALDKGEGDAVIAGVGVTSALRQNYLFSRPYMTLPARFVVNAGLGLQGHAVTALAGRAVGIVGGTTHEAMLKTWFPAIRPVAFPDRETMLAALKNGKIDGAFGDGVQLAFWAAGQSADHCCALFDGPYASEHFFGEGLSIMMRPDDDLVQQAIDHALLALSRKGRLKELYLRYFPYGLY
- a CDS encoding tellurite resistance TerB family protein, with amino-acid sequence MTSVIPAEEALIYTMVIASAVDSQMPDEELGYIGNLVQTLPVFAGFNAGRLVAVSQDCQALLSAEDGLDTALQLIRQALPAKLCDTAYALAVEVASADLKLTPEELRFLSRLRDTLSLDKLTCAAIERSAIARYRKI
- a CDS encoding helix-turn-helix transcriptional regulator, producing MLPKYAHERIWSALDKLAEQNQLTPSGLARRAGLDPTAFNKSKRLGADGRERWPSTESIAKVLAATGASLDQFFASIYGRPAQSSIPEGAFPPQTDSIPLLGFARAGAGGFFDDGGYPAGEGWDVVKFPASAERRAGVYALEVQGESMMPLYRDGDVLIVEPGAQVRRGDRVVVKTREGEVMAKVLMRHTPLSVELMSLNPEHPNRNLDAQEVEWVARIIWASQ
- a CDS encoding response regulator transcription factor is translated as MSTLSIIIADDHPLFRGALRQAISGMEGEHHIVEAGDFSAAYRAAGEHPGADLMLLDLAMPGVSGFSGLMALRAEFAHLPVVIVSASDDSATVHRALALGASGFISKSSGIDEIRAAIRSVLDGDIATPAGYHGVIETDPESTDLINRLKTLTPQQSRVLGMLAEGLLNKQIAYELGVSEATIKAHVSAILLKLNVDSRTQAVIQLGKINTTMVA
- a CDS encoding DUF952 domain-containing protein, which produces MTTTIYKIVPEALWQEARKIGVFEGAAIDFTDGYIHFSTAAQARETAARYFAGQRDLLLVAVDGAALGDALKFEPSRGGDLFPHLYAPLKLSDVRWEKPLPLDAEGNHIFPEMAA
- a CDS encoding quinone-dependent dihydroorotate dehydrogenase, which codes for MSKLFDRLGRRGLFLFDPETAHGLSVTGLKSGLVPVCRAGADPRLAVTVAGLRFPNPLGMAAGYDKNADVPDQLLRLGFGFAEVGTLTPLAQSGNPKPRMFRLEQDRAVINRLGFNNEGHAAALARLKARRGEGIVGVNIGANKDSADRIADYVQGIRAFYDVASYFTANISSPNTPGLRDLQARDSLARLLDAVLAARREEAARSARHVPVFLKIAPDLTPEGMDDIAAEVTSRDLDGLIVSNTTLSRDGITDRQKGEAGGLSGAPLFERSTAVLAAIRTRVGPALPIIGVGGISSAETALEKIRAGADLVQLYSCMVYEGPGLPGRILDGLKTLLDREKGATLRDLRDSRTAYWAAKV